TAGGGAGATTTGGAAATCCGCGGGTTTCTGTGCAACAGATGTCCGAACATAATGCCAAAACCGGTCTTGTCAACGCGGAATCAGCCGGCGCCGGCCGCTACGGTCGTTCCCCGCGGACGGCGCGCAGTCCTTCGCAGCGGGCGGGATGTTTCACCGGCCGTGAAACTTGTTGCGATCCCAAGCCGGTTCCGGTTTGATCGGTCTTTGAATCCAAAAACTTTTGCAGTTTCCCGTCAACAGAGCGCCTCGGCAATGGCTCACAGCAGCGAGGAGCGGCGACGTTGGCGCTTCAGGACGGCTCCGATGATCATCCCCAGAAGCAAAACGCCCGCCCCGCTCAGAAACCACCGGACGCGTTCGTTGAACCGCAGTTTGGACAGTTCCGCCTCGAACTGCTCCGCCAGGCCGGTCTGCTTGGCCAATTCGGCGGATGTTTTTTCAAAACGGGTTTTGAGATTGATGAAGTCGGCAGAATCCTTTTTCAGGGTGCCGTAGGCGGCGTTGAGTTTCTCGATGGTGGCCTGGCTTTCCTTCAGCGCGGCGCTGAGGCGGTTGTTTTCAGCGGTCAACTGGGTGTTTTCGGTGCTCAGGGCGTCGGTCTTGGCCCGGATGTCGTCATACTCGCTCTGCAGGCGGGCCAAACGAATCCGGTTGGGTGTTTGGGTGGTCAGAAAGCGGCTGAGGACCCATCCCTCCTTGCCGTTCTGGGTGCGGGCCCGGGTCCAATCGGGCCCCTCTTCAACGATTTCCAGCGCCTGGTCCGACCGCAGCATGGCGATGATCTTGTGGTTGGTACTGGGGCCGCTGCGAAGGGTGATTTCCATCACGTCGCTGACATACGCGGTAGCGGCCCAGGCGGGCGTGGAAAGAACGGCCAGGCAAAGCCCGGCAAGCAGAATTCGTTTCATTGGCGGCAACTCCCGGATAGATGGCTTGGGGTTCGAGATTCCTGGCGGTCTTTGGCGGCATCGGCCAGTTGCTGGCCCTGGGGGCCCGGCGCGCCCGCTGGGAGATGGAAAAGGCGCGTTAAAGCACGCGCAATTTGAGTTTAAAAAAATGATTATGTCAATAATTTCTTTAAAAAAAGACAATCCTGTGGTAGTTTTGCCGAATCAAAAATCGTTGAATTTTCTTTGGCTTAGGGTCGCGGTAAGAGACAGTTCCCCATGGCGCCCGATTTCGGTCCGGCTGCAGGGGACATCCGGCGGGGCCAACCGCCAAGATGATGGGACTCATGATTGCGCTTGATCTGGAGTGTGCCCAGGGGCACTGTTTCGAGGGCTGGTTCGATGATCTGGCCGCCTTCGAAACCCAGCAGAAAAAAGGGTTGATCGCCTGTCCGGTCTGCAATGCGAACGCTGTTTGCCGGGTGCCGTCCACCTTTGCCATCAAGGCCCCCGCCCCGGCAAACCCACCCGAGCGGGCCCAACGCGCCCCTGACGCCGCCCGGATTCAGCGCAAGCTGCTGGATTTCATCCATAAAAATTTTGACGATGTCGGGGCCGATTTCAGCAAGGAAGCCCTCAAAATTCATTACGGCGCCGCCCAGCCGCGCAACATCCGGGGCGTTAGTTCAGGTGAGGAAGAAAAAATATTGAAAAAAGAAGGCGTCTCCTACTTCAAGATCCCCATGCCCGAATCCCCGCCCGAATCCGAAAATTGACGGTTCCGCAAAAAGTCCAATCTCTGCGTTGCGCTGCATCTCGAAGTCGCTGCGGCGTACATTAGTACGCCTCACGCCGCTGAGATTTGCGCGCCGAAGCTTGAACTTTTTTCGAAACCGCCTGGTTTTTTTACTTTTTACCGCTTCATCAAAATTGAGCCCCCGAAAAAAATTTAGGCGCACACCCCGGGGCTGTTTTGCGGCACCGTCATTCCGGGTTGCTCCCGGGCCCTGAGCCGAAATCAGGCATTCAGTCTCTCGGCCAGCCGCGACAGGCGCTTTTGAGGGGTGTCGTTCTGGACGGCGATTCCCAGCGCCTTGGCGGTGCCGATCAGCACCACCAGGGTTTTGGCCCGGGTCAGTGCCGTGTAGATCAAATTGCGCTGCAGCAGCGGGTAGTGCTGGGTCATGACCGGCAGCACCACCGCCGGGTATTCGGAACCCTGGGATTTGTGGACCGAGATGGCGTAAGCCAGGGACAGATCCTCCAGCGCATCCCGATCATAGGCGACGCTTCGGCCGTAAAAGTCCACCGACAGGCGGGAGCCGGCGCTTTCTGAGCTGAGGACGGTGCCGATGTCGCCGTTGAAGACCTCCCGCTGATAGTCGTTGCGCAGGTGCATGACCTTGTCGCCCGGGCGCAGGCCGGGGTGGGCCCCCTTTTCCTCGGGGGCCGGCGGATTGAGCGCCTGTTGCAGCACCCGGTTGAGGTGCAGGGTGCCGACTTCACCGCGGTGCATGGGGGTCAACACTTGGATGTCGTGGATCGGGTCGAGGCCGTAGCGCGCCGGAAGGATGTCCCGGCACAGGTTCACGATGACATCCACGGCGCGGTCGGGACGGCTTTCCGCCACAAAGCAGAATTGCGCCGGCGCCATGGGGCTCTCCGTCGGTGCGACGGCCGGCATGCAGCCGCTGCGGATGCGGTGGGCGTTGATGACGATCGGGCTTTCCCGGGCCTGGCGGAAAATCGTGTTGAGGGCGTGGACGGGCAGGCGCTGGGAGCGGATCAGGTCGCCCAGCACATTGCCCGGGCCCACCGGGGGAAGCTGAAAAACGTCCCCCACCAGGATCAGGGCGGCGTTCATGGGAACCGCCCTGACCAACTGGTGCATCACCACCAGGTCCACCATGGAGGCTTCGTCAACGATCAGCGCGTCGGTTTCCAGCGGATCGTCCTGATCGCGTTCGAAGCTCTGGGTGCTGAAATTATACCCCAGGAGTTTATGGATCGTTGCGGTCGGCCGGCCGGTGACCTCGCCCAAGCGCCGCGCGGCACGCCCGGTGGGGGCGACCAGCAGGAACTGTTTGCCGAGCGCTTCCAGGACGGCCGCCAGGGAACGGATCAGGGTGGTCTTGCCGGTTCCCGGGCCGCCGGTGATGATGGCGACGCGCTGGGCGAGAACGGCGGTCAGAACCTGTGTCTGCTCGTCTGAAAGCTTGATGGCCAGTTTTTTGAGGACCGCTGCGGTCACCCGCTCTGGGTCCAGGTGCAGGGGCGGCGCGGTCAGGCTCAGCCGGGCGCCCAGACGCCGCGCCAGGCCGGTTTCGGCCGCGTGCAGATGATCCAGGTAAACCGGGCATTCGCCTCCGGTTGCGGCCTGGTCCTCGATCACCACCGTTTTGTGCGCCGCCATCTCGGCCAGTGCGACGGCCGCCGTTTGCGGCGGGATGCCAAAGGCCGCCTGGCAGCGCTCCAAAAGATGGTCCCGGGGCATGAAAAGATGACCGGCGCTGCTCTGTTGTTCCAGCAGATGAAGGATGCAGGCCCGGATGCGTTCGGGTGCATCGGGCGGCTGGCCAAGGTTTTGGGAAATCGCATCGGCAATCGGAAAGCCGATTCCGGGAAGCTCGCGGGCCACCCGGAACGGGGTATCCCGCAGGATCGCCGCTGCGTCGGCGCCGTAGGCCTGGAGCAGCCGTCCGGCATAGGAGAGCTTGAGCCCGTTTTCCTGCAGAAACTGCATCAGGCTGCGGGCGGCGTGATGGGCCCGCCAGGTCTCGGCGATCTGGCGGGCGGTCTTGGGGCCGATGCCCGCGACCTCGCAGAGCCGCTCGGGGGCCTTTTCGATCACCTCCAGGGTGTGGGCCTGGAAATGGGCCACCAGGCGCCGGGCGGTTTTTGAACCGATGCCTTTGACCACGCCGGATTCGAGGTAGTGGCGGATGCCGGCCACGGTGGCTGGCAGGATGATCTCGAAGGCCACTATTTTGAACTGCTGGCCGAAACGGGGATGGGTTTCCCACTGGCCCTTGAGGCGCAGGTCCTGACCGGGGCTGACGCCGGGCATATAGCCGACCACCGTGATCGGGCGCGGCTGTCGGTCGGCCTGAACCCTGGCCACGGTATAGTGGTTCTCCGGGTTGTGGTAGGTGATTCGCTCCAGGTGGCCGTCCAGGGTGGTCGCCTCAGGGGGCGCGAAGGGGGTCATGGGCAATGATCCAATCCACGGCCGCGGCGAAGTCGGCGGCCACGTGCTGCGGGCGGTCCTGGCGCCCGGAGAGGGCCTTTTCGGCCGCCGCGCCGTTCCCGGTGCGGACCAGGACGGCCAGCCCCACCCCGGCCGCACGGGCCGCGGCGATGTCCCTGGCGCTGTCGCCGACCATGCAGGCCCCGGCAAGGTCAATGGCGTGGCGCTTTTGCGCGGCCCAAATCAGGCCGGGGCGCGGCTTGCGGCAGGTGCAGTCGTTTTCCGGATGGTGGGGGCAGTAAAAGATATCCCGAATTTCTCCACCGGCCTCCCGGACGGCGGCGCACATGCTGGCATGGAGGTCGTCGAGAGCGGCCGGTGCGATCATCCCGCGTCCGACGGCCGATTGGTTGGTGATGACGATGGTGGTGAAGCCCGCGCGCTTGAGGCGGGCGAGGGCCCGGCGGCTTCCGGGCAAAAATTCGAACTGCGCCCAAGAAAGGATGTAATCCGGCGCGTCGCGGTTGATGACCCCGTCGCGGTCCACAAACACTACTTTGGTTAGCATGCCGCCCCTGTGCTATTCGGCCACGATGAAGGCGTCGGGAAACCCGTTGCGGGCCAGGCGCTGGCGGTGGGCTTCGGCCTGGTCGAGGTTTTCAAAACGCCCCACCCGGACCCCGTGCAGCTCCCCGTAGGCGGGGCTTTGGTAGACCCGGACATGGGCATCGGCAAAGCGCTTCAGCAGCTCCTGGCGCTGGCGTTCGGCATTCTGCGGGTCCCGAAAGGCGCCCACCTGGAAGGTGAAGTTCCCGGCACGGTAGTCGACCGGTCGGTAACCGGCGGCCTGCGCGCTGGATCCAGCCGCGGCCGCTCCCAAGGCCACAACCTCCACCGGGGCGGTGCCCGGGCCGATCATCCCGATTTCCTTGGCCGCTGTGTACGACAGGTCGATTACCCGGCCGCTTACGAAGGGGCCGCGATCGTTGATCTTGACCACCACGCTGCGGCCGTTGTCCAGGTTGCGGACCTTCACATAGGTGTCGAAGGGCAGCGTCTTGTGGGCGGCGGTGAGGGCGTACATGTCATAGACCTCGCCGTTGGAGGTCCGGTGCCCGTGAAATTGTTCGCCGTACCATGACGCCCGGCCCTCCTCGCGGAACCCCTTGGCATGGCCCAGGGGCTGATACCAGGTGCCGTAAACCTGGTAGGGCTTGGGGGCCGGCACCGGGGCCGCTGCCGCCGGCGGGGGAGCGGCCGGATCCGGCGGCACCGGCTGCAGGGGAGCGGCGCATCCCGCCGCCATCAGCACCCAGGCGACCAAAGCCAGCAGGCGGTAGGGGCGAGAGGTGCGCATCCTACTTCGCCAGGGCCAGCTTCAGCACGTCCATCATCTTGTCCACGAAGTGGAAGGTGATGTCGCGCTGAACCCGTTTGGGGATGTCCTCCAAATCCTTGCTGTTGAACTTGGGCAGGATGATGGTCTTGATGCCGGCCCGATGGGCGGCCAGCACCTTTTCCTTGATGCCGCCCACCGGCAGCACCTGGCCGCGCAGGGTGATCTCGCCGGTCATGGCCAGATCTTTGTGGATCGGGGTGTCCGTCAGGAGCGATACCAGGGCGGTCAGCATGGTCACCCCGGCCGACGGCCCGTCCTTTGGAATGGCGCCTGCCGGAACGTGGATGTGGATGTCGTGCTTGTCGAAAAAGTCGTCCGGGATTTTCAGCCGTTCGGCGTGCGAGCGGATGAAACTCAGCGCCGCGGAGGCCGATTCCTTCATCACATCGCCCAGCTGGCCGGTCAGGGTCAGGCCCTTGCGACCGCGCATGGCGGTGGCCTCGATGAACAGCAGATCCCCGCCGGTGGGCGTCCAGGCCAGCCCCATGGCGACCCCGGGGGTTAGAATCCGGGCCTTGGCCTCGGCCGTGACGCGCACAGGCCCCAGAAACTTGGGGATGTTCTTGACTTTGATGGCCACCTTTTGGGCTTCGCCCTGGGCGATCATGCTGGCCGCCCCGCGGCAAATGGAGGCGATTTCGCGCTCCAGGTTGCGCAGCCCGGCCTCCCGGGTGTAGCCGGAAATGATCTGCTTGATGGCGCCGCGGGTGAAGCTCAAATCCTCTGCCTTAAGC
The Desulfobacteraceae bacterium genome window above contains:
- a CDS encoding ATP-dependent RecD-like DNA helicase translates to MTPFAPPEATTLDGHLERITYHNPENHYTVARVQADRQPRPITVVGYMPGVSPGQDLRLKGQWETHPRFGQQFKIVAFEIILPATVAGIRHYLESGVVKGIGSKTARRLVAHFQAHTLEVIEKAPERLCEVAGIGPKTARQIAETWRAHHAARSLMQFLQENGLKLSYAGRLLQAYGADAAAILRDTPFRVARELPGIGFPIADAISQNLGQPPDAPERIRACILHLLEQQSSAGHLFMPRDHLLERCQAAFGIPPQTAAVALAEMAAHKTVVIEDQAATGGECPVYLDHLHAAETGLARRLGARLSLTAPPLHLDPERVTAAVLKKLAIKLSDEQTQVLTAVLAQRVAIITGGPGTGKTTLIRSLAAVLEALGKQFLLVAPTGRAARRLGEVTGRPTATIHKLLGYNFSTQSFERDQDDPLETDALIVDEASMVDLVVMHQLVRAVPMNAALILVGDVFQLPPVGPGNVLGDLIRSQRLPVHALNTIFRQARESPIVINAHRIRSGCMPAVAPTESPMAPAQFCFVAESRPDRAVDVIVNLCRDILPARYGLDPIHDIQVLTPMHRGEVGTLHLNRVLQQALNPPAPEEKGAHPGLRPGDKVMHLRNDYQREVFNGDIGTVLSSESAGSRLSVDFYGRSVAYDRDALEDLSLAYAISVHKSQGSEYPAVVLPVMTQHYPLLQRNLIYTALTRAKTLVVLIGTAKALGIAVQNDTPQKRLSRLAERLNA
- a CDS encoding DUF1178 family protein, whose protein sequence is MIALDLECAQGHCFEGWFDDLAAFETQQKKGLIACPVCNANAVCRVPSTFAIKAPAPANPPERAQRAPDAARIQRKLLDFIHKNFDDVGADFSKEALKIHYGAAQPRNIRGVSSGEEEKILKKEGVSYFKIPMPESPPESEN
- the gmhB gene encoding D-glycero-beta-D-manno-heptose 1,7-bisphosphate 7-phosphatase, which gives rise to MLTKVVFVDRDGVINRDAPDYILSWAQFEFLPGSRRALARLKRAGFTTIVITNQSAVGRGMIAPAALDDLHASMCAAVREAGGEIRDIFYCPHHPENDCTCRKPRPGLIWAAQKRHAIDLAGACMVGDSARDIAAARAAGVGLAVLVRTGNGAAAEKALSGRQDRPQHVAADFAAAVDWIIAHDPLRAP
- a CDS encoding TIGR04211 family SH3 domain-containing protein, producing the protein MKRILLAGLCLAVLSTPAWAATAYVSDVMEITLRSGPSTNHKIIAMLRSDQALEIVEEGPDWTRARTQNGKEGWVLSRFLTTQTPNRIRLARLQSEYDDIRAKTDALSTENTQLTAENNRLSAALKESQATIEKLNAAYGTLKKDSADFINLKTRFEKTSAELAKQTGLAEQFEAELSKLRFNERVRWFLSGAGVLLLGMIIGAVLKRQRRRSSLL
- a CDS encoding SPOR domain-containing protein, with the protein product MEVVALGAAAAGSSAQAAGYRPVDYRAGNFTFQVGAFRDPQNAERQRQELLKRFADAHVRVYQSPAYGELHGVRVGRFENLDQAEAHRQRLARNGFPDAFIVAE